The nucleotide sequence AAGgttacatttaatttaatactCTTATATAAAAGTTTTAgctttatacaatttttatttttgcttctTTTATAAATGCAAAAAAATGCCCTGCATCGGCTGCAAAAGTTGGCAATTTCCATTTACTCATTTATTCGTATGGTGATGGGGGAGAAGGATTTGGTAgtacttttcttttttgggttttgtgtgtaaaaattaaattcaattgtTGAGCTTAAATGCAGAGTTGCTTTTGATGCTGAAATGCAAGTtactatatttatatatatattttagtttcaGGGAATCCCTTATCTCTGAACAAAAAGACATTTACAAACTAGGCGCGGTTCGAAAATATGTACAAAACTTAGTGTTGGATAATGCCTTAGGttacgttaaataatttacaaATGGTATCTGGCAACACTGACTGCCTGCTCTTTGATAATGCGACAACCCTAAAATCGCAACTAACTTCCTACGGGCATTCGAAgtgttttttgtatttaattttttatgcGTTCGTAATGTTTAATGTTTACGGTTAGGTTAAGGTTAATAGTGTAGTTAGTTTGATTAAAAGTTAGTTGTAATTTCGAAATATGGCTCGTGGCTCTGACTTGGCAGTGTGGGCAGATTCCGCTCGCTACTTTGCCCCCGAGTGCTCTACGTGGCGGTTACTTAATTGGTTTTGCGTTTCTCAGTCTATTTCGTTGAGGAAAGTGTTTGTGGAAGGGAGTAACAACGGAAAAGGTGACGTTATAAATATGTCGTTAGGAAAGTAGTTAATGGCAGGTGGAACAAACGCGCTTCAACTGGATTCGATCGTTCTTTCGCTACGCCTGAGCTCATTGCTCATCTGCTTTTGAAGAcaaaggtttttttttggactaGAATCTTGTGCGCAGATCGGTTGTATACCACATCTGTAATGGTTACTTTCGTCCTTGTTTCGAATTCCAACTCATAAACAGTTTGGCGGAATGGTAATCGGTgagcttttaaaaataaaaaatttactttGAACTTGAAAAAGTCTGGCTCCaagcaaaatttaattttaaatattatatcttGGAAATCAGAATTAGTCCTTAAACGACTTCTATAAAGTAAATGTTAATCGATAGGGAATTttcgaaatattttttagaaatttctTGACTTCCGATTCCGCCAAGTTCGACCAGAATTGGAAACAGAAACAGACGCTCTTTTTGCGCTTTCCACTCAACAGACAAACTACGGCTACTCGAATTATATGGCATTTCTTCAAAACCTTTGCCGTGGGGCCCAGGCAGGGGGAGCGAGCGAGACGGGGATGGAGGGTGCGAGCGAGAGCCTAAGAGTGCGAGTGAGACAGAGGCCGGGCGTGCGAGTCGACCACCTTGAGCGGCTACAGCTGGCTGAAACTGCTGGTCGAGACCCAGTGCGCGGTGTCCGGAGGGCGTACCATTAACTATATGGGACCGTAGTCGCTGAGCGCCtggccaggatgctgggcACCCGGACCGCCGGGCAGCGTGACCACCACGGACACGGCCCGCGAGTCGATCACGGAGCCCGGGGCGGTGTTCTGGCCGCCCACTCCGTTGTTCCCGTTGCCGTACACGTTGCCAGGGTTTCCGCCCACGCCCACGCCGCCGCCGGAGGCGCCGTGCATCAGGGTGCCGGGGAGAGGGCCCATGCCGACCGTGCTGCTGCTCATCGCGGTGCCGTGGCCCAGGGTGCCGCCGCCTATGGTGCTGCCGCCACCCCCGCCGCCACCGCCGCCCATGGTCGATGCTCCCCCCGACTCTCCATGTCATACGTGGCTGGCCGCCGGCTGCTTGAGAACGTGGTGGTGCAGGTGGTGGTGGCTGGTGGAGGCCACCGAAGCGCCGCCCGCCTGGGTGTATGGCGTGGCCAGCAGGGAGCCCGCCGCCGAGCCCACGGGCATTCCCATTCCTGAGCCGGCGTACGGATGCGGAATCGGTGGTCGCTGCTTGATCAGCGCCTGGTTGGCGCCCGTGCGATCGGGCGCTCCGAACAGCCTCCGCCAGAAGCGTCGCCAGCTCTCCAGGGTCTTGCCCGACCAGATCCACACGCCCGAGGTGATGCCGACGGCCAGGGCCATGAAGTACTTGAGCATCAGCACCGAGTAGAGGGGCTTCTTGCCGGGACCCTTCACCTGGGCGCACGGACAGGCCAGGGCCTTGATCCAGTCCTCAAAGTAGGCCGCCTCGTACAGATAGCAGCCGATCACGATGGTGGCCGGCACCGTGTAGAGCACCGAGAAGATTCCGATGCGGATCATCAGCTTCTCTAGCTTGTCCGCCTTGACTCCGGCGCCGACGCCGCCCTGCTGCTTGATCACCGACCGGATGCGGAAGAGGGACACAAAGCCGGCCATCAGGAAGGTGGTGCCGATCACCAGGTAGACGAAGAGCGGGGCCAGCACGAAGGTCTTCAGGTGGTCGGGGTTGAGGTTGCCCACGTAGCAGATGCCCAGGATGGGGTCTCCGTCCACCGCCGAGAGCAGGAGCACGGCCACCGACTGAACGGTGGGTATCAGCCAGGCGGCCAGGTGGAAGTACTGCGAGTGCTTGGTGATCGCCTCGTTGCCCCACTTGAGGCCGGCGGCCAGGAACCAGGTGAAGCTGAGGATCACCCACCAGATGGAGGAGGCCATGCCGAAGAAGTAGGTGAGCAGGAAGACCAGGGTGCAGGAGTGGGGGCCCGTGGAGCTCTCGCGCAGCAGCAGGCCGTCGCAGGCGATCTCCTCGTTCTGGAGGAAGTTGCGCGACAGGTAGCCCACGGCCACCATGAAGTAGCAGGCCGAGAGGAAGACGATGGGTCGCTCCGGGTACTTAAACCTTTCCGTGTCGATGATGAATGTCGTTAGGGTCATGAGCGTGCTGCAGAAGCACAGGCCCGACCACAGGGCGATCCAGAGGCCGGCGAAGTCCTTTTCGTCGTTGCTGAAGAAGGGCCCCTTGCACGGAATGCCGCAGCTTGGCACGCCGGCGATCCTTTGGACAGTGAGGTTCATGTACCAGTGGTGCGGATGGTGCATCATGGGCATCtgcgcctgctgctgctgcagcagcTGCTCCTTCCCCAGGAAGATGAGTGGGGAGCGGCACGAGCAGCTGCACTCTTTTCCGCTTGCCTTTTCTCCTTGGGGATTTTGGCAGTTTTTTGAATTGCGTCCGCGGCAGGGCTTCGACGAGGTGGATCCACCTCCACCGGCAGCTCCGGAGCCACCTGAGCCACTGCCTCCCTGCTTCCGCTTGCCACCGGAGCCGGAGCCGCTGGCCGAGCCACCCGAACCGCCCGAGCTGCCGCCACTGCCCGCCTCCGTGTAGGAGGGCTGCTCCATGCACAGGTTGTCGGGGTCGCCGTGGATGGGCAGGTGCTCGCAGGCCATCCGCTCCGGCCACTCGAAGCTGTACTGCTGCATGATGGGCGCACACCCGGAGCGGGCCCTCTCGCAGACGCTGCGGCAGACGGGCAGCGGCTTGTGGTAGTCCTCCAGGCAGATGGGCGTGTACATGCTGCACAGGAAGAACTTGAGGTCCGGCGAGCACTTGATCTCCACCAGGGGCCAGAACTGGTGCACCTCCAGGCCCGCCTCGTCCTGGGTCTCGTGGTTCATCTCGTTGGGGAAGGAGGTCATGTTGTAGCCGATGCCCCGGCACATGGGTATGGTGATCTCCTCGCACCGCAGGTTGGGGTCCTTGGGGATGGCTGGCACTCCGTAGCCGGGCGCGGGACTCGCGTCCAGGCCGTGTCCACCCATGCCCATGCCCATGCCGTGATCCGCACTGTGCTGCGGCCCGTCCGCTCGGCAGGATGTGAGGAGCAGGACGAGTCCCAGGGTCAGGATCTTCAGTCGGTTGTGTCTCATCTTGTGCGTCTTAGCTTAGTTCGATTGGGTGATTTGGGACCACTTGGGGTCGTTGCTGGCTGACCTTCTCTGCGCGTGCACCTCACTCCGCGTGGAGGTGCCTCGAGAGCCGGAAAAGCGGTCGCGTTTCCTTCCAGACACAGCTCCGCGTCAAATCGTCAACGCTCTACAAACGGCGTGGTCTAACTGGAAGAATAGGGAAAGGATGTCTGGTTAATTTCAGCTTCAACAGTGACtttaaagaaaaatgttttcaCAATACAGTGGATCTCAAATCCACCCATAGTTCATTGCTAAGCTATATATTATACTCCTGAAGTCACAACACTTAAACATATGACCATTAAAGTTCCAAGCTTATGATTTTTGTGATACGGAAGTCAGATCAACAGAACTACAAAGTTATTTACAAGCTTTAGTGATAAATGTTTGTATAGTATGAAGGATCTGAAATCCACTGATATTCACTGAGAGATTTATACTCCTCCCAACATTTCATggttataaatatatatggtaTTTCGAACTTCACAACACTTCAATTTATGATCTTTAAAACATTCTGTTTATAGCTTGCATGATAAGGAAGTCAGATCCTGATAGTGTTTGTCTTTAACCTGCACATGTTCGACCGATACTTGAAGTTATTTTTAGCTTTCAACGAGCCGACTGCCCAAATTCAACTGATTTTCCACCCTACATTTTCCAACAGACGTCACATGAAGGGAAAGAGATGGCCGTAGTCGTTATAGTTGATCGCTGATGAGGCGGCGACAAGTAGAAACTGCTCTTTCCTGTTTCTGATTCTGATTCGCTCCCTGGAGAACTTTCGCGCTTCATTTGTTTCAATTGAGCGCCGCGACACTTGGACGACATGTCCATGTCACATGTCAAGCACTCGAGCACTTCACCCACCAAACACCCCGGTTTTCCGCTTTCCCCACTCCCCATCGAGTGACAACCCTTCCGCCAATATTTGCTGACGCTTCAGGGCTGTCCCTGCTGATGGTTCTGATTCAGAATCGGGAACTGCTGCTGACCAAGAGCCGCATCAATCAAAATCAGTGAGTTTTATTAAATTTGACGGCGTCTGCTGGCTGCGAACGCATGGTTCCAGTGCAGACAGAGAAAATTCCATACAAAAGAAGGAGTGTTTAGTTTTAGTTATAAATGGTTTTGAAGATCTCCTTTCTTTTAGTAATGGGATTGCAGTTGAACTTTCATATCTTAAACCATCGGCACCAAAAAAGAGTGAGAGATTAGAGTTCTGAAGAGTTAGATACTATCTATTTCCTTCAGAACTATTTCGACCTATAGAATCTTTGAGATACGGAAGTTTGAGATTCTGTATCAACTGTATTGTTTCAAGTCAAGCCTTTGTATGTCTGATATGACCAATCCCCAAATCAATCTTTGTATTACAGACCCAGTTATTTCCCTCAGTGCGTGCTTGATGAAAGTGTTTGCTTTGGTTCCCATCTGAAAAAGGGTGTGAAACGCTGATGGATTGGATGTGATGAGGCAGGAATTAATTCAAGACAATTGCTCACTTGAAGCCCATTCAAAATGGAGGCTGCGAAGCCACCCATCAAGTCAAGTTCCCCCCTCCGCCGACtggataataaatattatatggGTGACaccttttttttgggggaATAACTATGGAATGGCAGCTGGCGATATCGATGCCAGCGGTTTGTGGTCAACTCGGCCGGCAGCTGCTCCACAGGCAAGATACTCGGGTCTGAGATACCAAAAattgacagctggacggactGAAGTGAAGGGCAATTTACTCGCCAGCAGCTTCTGTGCTTCTGAGCGCCCAAAGTCACGAAATTTATCTACGAGATACTATATACAGTTTTTAGCAAGTGTCAAGTGACATACATATTTGCGGCTTTGCGGCCAGCTTCAGTTTCAGTTTGGGATCTCAGCTGCGTGTGGTCCGGGGAAAAGCAGCAGCTTTAAAGCTTTGCAGCCAGCTTAGCTCTCGGCTCTTGGAAAACTGTCAACAACAGCTGCAAATAAAACACGGACTCGTCCTGCCTCCCCACATTACACCCCCCAACTCCTTTGTTCGGCGATGAAAGtccttccattgtttttctgAATGaatgacattttaattaataacaTTTGTGTGCGTTAGTCGGCGTCCATCAGAATTTCGCCCCGTCCACCCGACCGATACAACCCCGAAAATAAGTTGCAGAGTGCGGCTCTCACTGAAACATTTTTCGTGTTAAAATGTTTGCCGAGCACTTCAAAATAATTAAGTAAATACGCCACGGAAAATGTTTCTAGGACAGCGTGGGCGGGACGGAAAGCCCGAGCCCAAGTGTTGTGATTACAACTCGAGGGTAGCGCCAAAAATAAACGTTGAAATCCAATATCGAAATGTGGGCCCTGGGCAATCGGATCGTGAGAAACAATGCCAGGCGTGAGGCGGCTATCGATTACAGCGAATACAATCTATTCGAACTGGGGATAGATGGAGGCGTCTATCGGTTGCGGTGATGCTTACGCAACGTTCTCCTACTCGAATGGCAGATTCAGCAAATGGGAATCGAGTACAGAAAGATGAGCTGTCACTAATCAAGGTCTAAGAGTGGTTATGCATAAGTGGTTAAAGGcaaccaaattatttaaagtcATGTATTTGTTACAATTAAAGTGGATAATTAGTTTCCCGACCTCTAAACTAAGTTGAAGTCAAAAATCTAGGTGCCGTGTTCTCCGTTTTCAAGTTTACTTTCGTCTCGAATCAAACTACTTTCACCTCTAGTTCAAGTTTATTTCATCTCGAAAAACAAACTTGAGAGTACTTTCGTCTTGATTTCAAGAACGTTTCTTCTCGAATAAGTGAGAGAACACTCTATCCTGACCTTTTTCTTTTCTCAATTTTTCTGGGTGTAAATCAATTCAAAGTAAAGTTCAagttaaattcataattaggAAATTCAAGAACAAGCAAATATCTATAACTAAAGTGGTGTCTTCGAAGGAGTTCTTAAATGTAACACAGGTGCCTCAAGCTTTGCTAAACTTGTCCCAATCGTCTATACAAATTGTTTCCTAGGAAAAACTAAAGCTGTAACTCCCCTATTTCCCAAGCCTATCCCACCAAATTAACATGTGCCCTCTTCGGCGACATTAAGCACTTTTCGCAACCGAGAGTGAAAATTAGCCTTAAGCCAAAACAATGCGACAATCACCGAACGGAAAGAGGGAAAAGTCTAATTGGTTTGTCCGACGCTGGAAAATCATATTGAAATGCAGCGAACGTGACTAAAATGGCAGACTCGACCAGGCGAAAtggaaaagaaaagaaaatgcGTACATGGGTTTGGATATGGAAAAGCCACGTTCACAACGGCTTCCACATTTGGCCAGTGGAGAGTGTGGTGGCCAATACAGCTCGCTCTGGTTATTAAAGCCTCAAGTGGTTGGGCATGGTGTGCAAGTATACGAGGGATCTTGGGCTCCTTTTGGCTCGACCCTGGGTTCTGATTGCCGGCCGACAACTACCACAAATAGGTGGATGTGTTCATGGGAAATGGCCTGGAAATAATAGCAAACGTGCTTCTCTCGAGTGGAGCGAGGGAAAAAGGGGAAAAAGAAATAAGCAGAATGcgtaaatattatttttaatagaGAAAAATGTCTCAAGTGGCGGTGACGAATGGATCGCTTCTCCCAGATTCTCCCAGATCAGCCAGCTTCTCAGGCCCAGTCTCCGCCGCTCCGAGTGGTAGCCAAATGTTTGTATTTGGCCGATCGACGGGACCGTGTTTGCTTAATGATTTGTTGTTTCTCCCCAGCCTCATCGCATTTAGTGCAGActcatattgtttatttaattgttaACAAGCGTGCGGCTCAGACGCTACAAGCTCGTTACGAGTAACAAATTATTACTCGCCCCGAATGCATGGCTTTTTGCCAATCATTCCGCTGGAAGAATTATACAAAATCACGCTGCCAGCCAGTCTCAACGATGTTTGTCCAAGCTCTCGACCGGCTTGGGGACCGGGCCTCGACTTTCCTGGCCCGACCATGTTTGCCAAAGACTCGAGAATGCAGAGATGTGGGGGAAAAGAGAGATCCCCGATCCGAGCCGATCCGATCGGTGGATGGCTGCGCTTCGATGCGCTAAAGAGGTCGTCGGGCGGAAGCTGTTACCAAAGTTGGTAGCCCGCCGGCAACACGGCCAGCAGAAAAATCAACTGCAGCGACAACCTGACtgttttaattaaacaaacaaGCCGAAGACTCAGCGGGAAGACGACACCAACGAGCAAATAAGTAGCAAGTGTGGCTGGCTCCTCGAAGTACAGTCGTCACCCATGGCAAACAAACCGCTCGAGGTGTGGGTTTCCGAGAAGGTGGGAATCTCGCAGCGAGTCAGGTCTCTAAGGAATGATCTCATTTGCAGTATTCCGAGAATCTAAGAAGATGTGTTGTATACTATTTAGTGGCTGATTAAAAATTAACGCTTGTTCCTTTGAGTTATTTAACGTACACTGAAAAAAGCACATGGGCATAAGTTTGATGTTAACATGGTAAATTTATTAAGTATGagttttccatctttaaatattctctcgaACCAAAAATAAGAGAAGGGATCCAGATAGCGCCTAAAATTACTATTAATATCTAGATAAAATGGATAATGAATTTAATCATACTATATCTTTTTCTTCACAGAGAGAAATACTCAAGTAcagttcttgaattgagaacattcgttcttaattATCAATGTTCTAAATATTTAAACGAAAAGGTtcgaagagaaaagttaaattgagtttactTAACAACTTGTTAataagtatacactactgACTGGACTAATAGTTTAGTTGTTGCGATATACAATgtaaataccgccaattcaacttgattcaaaggcaatgaaaacaattttaacttCAAAAATGTTCTATTTTTTAGAACcttttcaactcagatgagaacgtcagaattctCTCTGTGTTTGGTTTATACCCAGGGTCCCCTGATTATCTGTTGCATTTAATGTTCATTATTCAAGGAAGAGCCCTGGAAAGATTTTAAGCTGATGGAGTGGCTGTCAAAGAATCACGGCCCCAACTCACCCAAGTTATAAACTTTTAGCTGCCAATATCGCTTGCAAGTACAGCTTACACCGGGGCACAAAAGCGGCGGAAGTAAATCCGGCATTCAACTCAAGATAATGATGATGAGCAATTAACCAAACAATGACCGAGCCAAACCGAACCGAAACCAGCATCGTTGGGGAGCCAAAGAGAATGCTAATCGATAACTTATCGCCCCGATGGAGgccaatcaatcaatcaaagGCAAAAAGCCCCGCCAAAGAAGAGGTCTTCATACAAAACGGCTCCAAATCGCTGCTCGTGGGGCTCGGAAAAAtgcgaaaaaaataagaagcGGAGCGTGGAAAtgccaaaaaggaaaaacttGCCAACCACAAAGCACTTAAACTTTCTATGGGGGTACTTCCTCGATTTCGGGGAACCCCTTGCCCCGCGCAGGTGCAGGGCACAAAGAAGCGTtgaagcagcagcaacaaactCGGAGGGCTCCCAGGTGCAACAGTCAACCCAGGCCCCCTCAACCGCCACCCATGCTGTGGCCTTGGCCAAAGCAAACCGCGAAAATCAATTGAAAAACTCTCGGTGGAAAGCGGGGAAAaacaggagcaggagcaggagcaacTGTTTGCCTTGTTGGCGGCGGCATCAAAAAGCGCGTAGCGGCGCAAAATGAAAACAGTTTGTCGACACGGCAGGGTCAGAAAGAGACAGGTTGTCGGCGACTGAAAGAGACGGCAGatgaaaagtttttatttccaACGGGGGGTTTGAACCACCCCCACCCCCCACTCAAAGTCAATGCAGACAAGTTCCATGACCTTACAAACGCAGCGAGTTCAAATGGGG is from Drosophila suzukii chromosome 3, CBGP_Dsuzu_IsoJpt1.0, whole genome shotgun sequence and encodes:
- the LOC118877519 gene encoding calpain small subunit 1, encoding MGGGGGGGGGSTIGGGTLGHGTAMSSSTVGMGPLPGTLMHGASGGGVGVGGNPGNVYGNGNNGVGGQNTAPGSVIDSRAVSVVVTLPGGPGAQHPGQALSDYGPI
- the LOC118876780 gene encoding frizzled-2, whose translation is MRHNRLKILTLGLVLLLTSCRADGPQHSADHGMGMGMGGHGLDASPAPGYGVPAIPKDPNLRCEEITIPMCRGIGYNMTSFPNEMNHETQDEAGLEVHQFWPLVEIKCSPDLKFFLCSMYTPICLEDYHKPLPVCRSVCERARSGCAPIMQQYSFEWPERMACEHLPIHGDPDNLCMEQPSYTEAGSGGSSGGSGGSASGSGSGGKRKQGGSGSGGSGAAGGGGSTSSKPCRGRNSKNCQNPQGEKASGKECSCSCRSPLIFLGKEQLLQQQQAQMPMMHHPHHWYMNLTVQRIAGVPSCGIPCKGPFFSNDEKDFAGLWIALWSGLCFCSTLMTLTTFIIDTERFKYPERPIVFLSACYFMVAVGYLSRNFLQNEEIACDGLLLRESSTGPHSCTLVFLLTYFFGMASSIWWVILSFTWFLAAGLKWGNEAITKHSQYFHLAAWLIPTVQSVAVLLLSAVDGDPILGICYVGNLNPDHLKTFVLAPLFVYLVIGTTFLMAGFVSLFRIRSVIKQQGGVGAGVKADKLEKLMIRIGIFSVLYTVPATIVIGCYLYEAAYFEDWIKALACPCAQVKGPGKKPLYSVLMLKYFMALAVGITSGVWIWSGKTLESWRRFWRRLFGAPDRTGANQALIKQRPPIPHPYAGSGMGMPVGSAAGSLLATPYTQAGGASVASTSHHHLHHHVLKQPAASHV